The Solea senegalensis isolate Sse05_10M linkage group LG4, IFAPA_SoseM_1, whole genome shotgun sequence genome includes a region encoding these proteins:
- the cacna1da gene encoding calcium channel, voltage-dependent, L type, alpha 1D subunit, a isoform X15 yields the protein MSANGPAPAPAPTAPEAPPTSPPAPAPAAPPAPPAAPAPASTTIPVGALAQKKRQQYAKSKKQGSNANSRPPRALFCLNLNNPIRRACISLVEWKPFDIFILIAIFANCMALAVYVPFPEDDSNSTNHDLETVEYAFLIIFTIETFLKIIAYGLVMHQNAYVRNGWNMLDFVIVVIGLFSVALELLTKEEKAEAEGEVPHPSMHGHGGKPGGFDVKALRAFRVLRPLRLVSGVPSLQVVLNSIIKAMVPLLHIALLVLFVIIIYAIIGLELFIGKMHATCYVAGSDAITEEESAPCAISGHGRLCALNGTECREGWQGPNNGITNFDNFLFAMLTVFQCITMEGWTDVLYWMNDAMGFELPWVYFVSLVIFGSFFVLNLVLGVLSGEFSKEREKAKARGDFQKLREKQQLEEDLKGYLDWITQAEDIDPDNEDEADEESKRNPSVPASETESVNTENQNGEDEKTPCCGALCQKISKSKFSRRWRRWNRFCRRKCRLAVKSVPFYWLVIILVFLNTLTISSEHYNQPMWLTQVQDVANKVLLALFTCEMLVKMYSLGLQAYFVSLFNRFDCFVVCGGITETILVEFEIMSPLGISVFRCVRLLRIFKVTRHWQSLSNLVASLLNSMKSIASLLLLLFLFIIIFSLLGMQVFGGKFNFDETQTKRSTFDNFPQALLTVFQILTGEDWNAVMYDGIMAYGGPSSSGMIVCFYFIILFICGNYILLNVFLAIAVDNLADAESLNTDDSDKKGDKLDDDKDDKEEEEEDNEDMAVEDEDPEVPAGPRPAISELVKKEKITPIPEGSSFFIFSNTNPVRVFCHKLINHHIFTNLILVFIMLSSVSLAAEDPIRNFSARNIVLGYADYVFTSMFTFEIILKMTTYGAFLHKGAFCRNYFNLLDLLVVGVSLVSFGIQSSAISVVKILRVLRVLRPLRAINRAKGLKHVVQCVFVAIRTIGNIMIVTTLLQFMFACIGVQLFKGKFYRCTDEAKSTPEECKGTYIVYKDGDVNQPSIHKRHWHNSDFNFDNVLMAMMALFTVSTFEGWPALLYKAIDSNRENLGPIYNYRVEISIFFIIYIIIIAFFMMNIFVGFVIVTFQEQGEKEYKNCELDKNQRQCVEYALKARPLRRYIPKNPYQYKFWYVVNSTGFEYIMFVLIMLNTLCLAVQHYGQSATFNYVMDILNMVFTAVFTVEMVLKLIAFKPRHYFADAWNTFDALIVVGSVVDIAITEVNNTEDSARISITFFRLFRVMRLVKLLSRGEGIRTLLWTFIKSFQALPYVALLIAMLFFIYAVIGMQMFGKIAMVDGTHINRNNNFQTFPQAVLLLFRCATGEAWQEIMLACMPGKLCDPESDYQPGEEMTCGSGFAIVYFITFYMLCAFLIINLFVAVIMDNFDYLTRDWSILGPHHLDEFKRIWSEYDPEAKGRIKHLDVVTLLRRIQPPLGFGKLCPHRVACKRLVAMNMPLNSDGTVMFNATLFALVRTALKIKTEGNLEQANEELRAVIKKIWKRTSMKLLDQVVPPAGDDEVTVGKFYATFLIQDYFRKFKKRKEEGLVGAHPSQNNTAIALQAGLRTLHDIGPEIRRAISCDLQDDELVDFIPEEDEEIYRRNGGLFGNHLMNGGHRRSNGHQTNATQRPLQVQPPPHYAHMEQPVGRLSRANAMSHPNHHHHHHHHHHHNRHHNSYGKSPKSTNINLNNANVSTLPNGGHHRYYDHAPPNGYPGLRNNYNYDYDKPRTPQGQRRRYYETYVRSQGADGHHPTIRREEEFDEDRLSGEYYSGEEFYEDDSMLSGDRYQNSDAEYETPKGYHHPESYYDDDEQPLYRDSRRSPKRRLLPATPQGPLPACSGNRRPSFNFECLRRQSSQDELPHQRTALPLHLMQHQVMAVAGLDSSRAHRLSPTRSTRSWATPPATPASKDQSPYYTPLIRVDHPHRESAASSQVSVRKSSWYTDDPEFSQRMYSPVHLQVPPEYHNQYHQKRGSATSLVEAVLISEGLGRFAKDPKFVAATKHEIADACEMTIDEMESAASHLLNGGMTRGVNGVTVFPILTPRDYELQDTAASYSDEEPETEHRASYEEDLADEMICITTL from the exons ACTCTTCAGTGTTGCTTTGGAGCTTTTGACCAAAGAAGAGAAGGCAGAAGCTGAGGGAGAAGTTCCCCATCCGTCGATGCACGGACATGGAGGCAAACCAGGTGGATTTGACGTCAAAGCCCTCCGAGCCTTCCGTGTGCTGCGACCCCTGCGGCTGGTCTCAGGAGTACCCA GTTTACAAGTGGTGTTGAACTCCATTATTAAAGCCATGGTCCCTCTCCTTCATATTGCCCTCCTGGTCTtgtttgtcatcatcatctatgCTATCATCGGCCTGGAGCTTTTCATCGGCAAAATGCATGCTACGTGCTATGTGGCCGGATCAG ATGCGATAACGGAGGAAGAATCGGCTCCATGTGCGATCTCAGGTCACGGGCGCCTGTGCGCCCTCAACGGCACAGAGTGCAGGGAAGGCTGGCAAGGTCCCAACAATGGCATCACCAACTTTgacaacttcctgtttgccaTGCTGACGGTGTTTCAGTGCATCACCATGGAGGGCTGGACGGACGTGCTGTACTGG ATGAATGATGCTATGGGCTTTGAGCTTCCATGGGTGTACTTTGTCAGTCTTGTGATCTTCGGCTCCTTTTTCGTTCTTAACCTGGTTTTGGGTGTGTTGAGCGG AGAGTTTTccaaggagagagaaaaggccAAAGCGCGCGGAGACTTCCAGAAGCTGCGCgagaagcagcagctggaggaggatcTGAAGGGTTACCTGGACTGGATCACTCAGGCCGAGGACATCGACCCGGACAACGAGGACGAGGCCGACGAGGAGAGCAAACGCAACC CGAGTGTCCCAGCCAGTGAAACTGAGTCTGTCAACACAGAGAATCAGAACGGGGAGGATGAAAAAACGCCCTGCTGTGGAGCTTTGTG tcAAAAAATTTCCAAGTCCAAGTTCAG TCGGCGCTGGCGCCGCTGGAACAGGTTCTGCCGCAGGAAGTGCCGGTTAGCCGTCAAATCGGTGCCTTTCTATTGGCTGGTCATCATCTTGGTGTTTCTCAACACCCTCACCATCTCATCAGAGCATTACAATCAGCCAATGTGGCTGACACAAGTGCAGG ATGTAGCCAACAAAGTGTTGTTAGCCCTGTTCACGTGTGAGATGTTGGTGAAGATGTACAGTCTGGGCCTTCAGGCCTACTTCGTGTCACTGTTCAACCGATTCGACTGCTTCGTGGTGTGCGGAGGAATCACCGAAACCATTCTGGTGGAATTTGAAATCATGTCTCCCCTCGGTATCTCCGTGTTCCGCTGTGTGCGTCTGCTGAGGATCTTCAAGGTCACGCG TCACTGGCAGTCTCTGAGTAACCTGGTGGCGTCTCTGCTCAACTCCATGAAGTCCATCgcttccctgctgctgctgctcttcctcttcatcatcatcttctccCTGCTGGGCATGCAGGTGTTCGGCGGGAAATTCAACTTCGATGAAACCCAGACCAAGCGCAGCACGTTTGACAACTTCCCCCAAGCTCTCCTGACTGTGTTTCAG atCCTGACTGGAGAAGACTGGAACGCCGTGATGTACGATGGGATCATGGCGTACGGAGGTCCTTCGTCCTCCGGGATGATTGTGTGCTTTTacttcatcatcctcttcatctgtgGAAACT ATATCCTGCTGAATGTCTTCTTGGCCATCGCTGTGGACAACTTGGCCGACGCAGAGTCTCTCAACACGGACGACAGTGACAAGAAAGG GGACAAATTGGATGATGACAAAGATGATAAG gaggaggaggaggaggacaacgAAGATATGGCGGTAGAAGACGAAGATCCGGAGGTTCCAGCGGGGCCTCGGCCTGCCATTTCTGAGCTGGTGAAAAAGGAGAAGATCACTCCGATTCCAGAGGGAAGTTCCTTCTTCATATTCAGCAACACAAACCC GGTTCGCGTGTTTTGCCACAAACTCATAAATCACCACATATTCACCAACCTCATTCTGGTGTTCATCATGCTCAGCTCCGTGTCACTCGCCGCCGAAGATCCCATCCGGAACTTCTCCGCTCGCAACATC GTCCTAGGCTATGCAGATTATGTCTTCACTAGTATGTTTACATTTGAGATCATATTGAAG ATGACGACATATGGAGCCTTTCTGCATAAAGGAGCGTTCTGTAGGAATTACTTCAACCTCCTTGACCTGTTGGTCGTCGGAGTTTCCCTCGTCTCCTTTGGCATTCA GTCCTCGGCCATCTCCGTGGTGAAGATCCTGAGGGTCCTCCGAGTTCTTCGGCCCCTGAGGGCCATCAACAGAGCCAAAGGCCTGAAG CatgtggtgcagtgtgtgtttgtggccaTCAGAACCATTGGTAACATCATGATCGTCACCACTCTGCTCCAGTTCATGTTTGCCTGTATAGGGGTGCAGCTGTTTAAG GGAAAGTTCTATCGCTGCACAGACGAAGCCAAGTCCACCCCAGAAGAGTGCAA GGGCACATACATTGTGTATAAGGATGGAGATGTGAACCAGCCGTCTATTCACAAACGACATTGGCACAACAGTGACTTCAACTTTGACAACGTCCTCATGGCCATGATGGCCCTGTTCACTGTGTCCACTTTTGAAGGCTGGCCTGC GTTACTGTACAAGGCCATCGACTCCAACAGGGAGAACCTCGGTCCCATTTACAACTACCGCGTGGAGATTtccatcttcttcatcatctacatcatcatcattgcatTTTTCATGATGAACATCTTTGTAGGTTTTGTGATCGTCACATTTCAGGAACAAGGAGAGAAAGAGTACAAAAACTGTGAACTTGACAAGAACCAG CGTCAGTGTGTGGAGTACGCTCTGAAGGCTCGTCCTCTGAGGAGGTACATACCTAAGAACCCGTACCAGTACAAGTTCTGGTACGTGGTGAACTCCACTGGATTTGAGTACATCATGTTTGTGCTCATCATGCTCAACACGCTCTGCCTGGCTGTGCAG CACTACGGCCAGTCAGCGACGTTTAACTATGTCATGGACATTCTCAACATGGTCTTCACTGCTGTCTTCACTGTGGAAATGGTTCTGAAACTCATTGCGTTCAAACCCAGA CACTATTTCGCTGATGCTTGGAACACATTTGATGCCTTAATTGTTGTTGGTAGCGTCGTCGATATTGCTATCACTGAAGTTAAT AACACAGAGGACAGCGCTCGCATCTCCATCACCTTCTTTCGTCTGTTTCGAGTCATGCGGCTGGTGAAGCTCCTCAGCAGAGGGGAGGGCATTCGCACGCTGCTCTGGACTTTCATCAAATCCTTCCAA GCCCTGCCGTATGTTGCTCTCCTGATAGCCATGCTGTTCTTTATCTACGCTGTCATAGGCATGCAG atGTTTGGGAAGATTGCTATGGTGGACGGCACACACATCAACAGAAACAATAACTTCCAAACCTTCCCTCAGGCtgtgctcctcctcttcag GTGTGCCACAGGAGAGGCGTGGCAGGAGATCATGTTGGCCTGCATGCCTGGGAAACTGTGCGACCCCGAGTCCGACTACCAGCCCGGGGAGGAGATGACGTGTGGCAGCGGATTTGCAATTGTTTACTTCATCACTTTCTACATGCTCTGCGCCTTCTTG ATTATCAATTTGTTTGTGGCTGTCATCATGGACAACTTTGACTATTTGACACGTGACTGGTCCATCCTTGGTCCTCACCACCTTGATGAATTCAAGAGAATCTGGTCTGAGTACGATCCGGAGGCCaa AGGCAGAATTAAACACCTGGATGTCGTAACGCTCCTTCGACGTATTCAGCCTCCCCTCGGCTTCGGCAAACTGTGTCCTCACAGAGTGGCTTGCAAG AGACTGGTAGCCATGAACATGCCTCTGAACAGTGACGGCACCGTCATGTTTAACGCCACTCTGTTTGCACTGGTGCGGACGGCCctgaaaatcaaaacagaag GTAATCTAGAGCAGGCCAACGAAGAGCTGCGTGCTGTCATCAAGAAAATCTGGAAAAGAACCAGCATGAAGCTTCTGGATCAAGTGGTGCCTCCTGCTGGTG ATGATGAGGTAACCGTGGGGAAGTTCTATGCCACCTTCCTGATACAGGACTACTTTAGGAAATTCAAGAAACGTAAAGAGGAAGGCCTGGTGGGTGCTCACCCCTCCCAGAACAACACGGCCATCGCATTGCAG GCTGGTCTTCGCACGCTGCATGATATCGGCCCCGAAATTCGCCGAGCGATATCATGCGATCTGCAAGATGACGAACTAGTAGACTTTATTccagaggaagacgaggaaaTTTACAGG CGCAATGGCGGCCTCTTTGGGAACCACCTCATGAACGGCGGCCACCGGCGCTCCAACGGCCATCAGACCAACGCCacgcagcgccccctgcaggtgcAGCCTCCGCCTCACTACGCCCACATGGAGCAGCCGGTGGGGCGCCTGTCTCGAGCCAACGCCATGTCCCATCccaaccaccatcatcaccaccaccaccaccaccaccataaCCGACACCACAACTCCTACGGCAAGTCTCCCAAATCCACCAACATCAACCTCAACAACGCCAACGTGTCCACTCTGCCCAACGGAGGACACCATCGCTACTACGATCACGCGCCTCCCAACGGCTACCCAGGCCTACGCAACAACTACAACTATGACTACGACAAGCCCCGCACACCACAGGGTCAAAG AAGGCGCTACTATGAGACCTATGTTAG GTCCCAGGGAGCAGATGGACACCACCCCACCATCCGCAGGGAGGAGGAGTTTGATGAAGATCGCTTGTCTGGAGAGTATTACAGCGGGGAGGAGTTTTATGAAGATGACAGTATGCTGTCGGGGGACAG GTATCAGAACAGTGACGCAGAGTACGAGACCCCCAAAGGTTACCATCACCCCGAGAGTTACTATGACGATGACGAGCAGCCTCTCTACCGCGACTCGCGGAGGTCGCCGAAGAGACGGCTGCTTCCTGCCACACCTCAAG GTCCACTGCCAGCTTGTTCAGGTAACAGGAGGCCATCCTTCAACTTTGAGTGTCTGCGCAGACAAAGTAGCCAAGACGAGCTTCCACATCAGCGTACTGCTCTACCACTGCACCTTATGCAGCACCAG GTGATGGCTGTAGCAGGTCTGGACTCCAGCAGAGCCCACCGCCTCTCCCCGACACGCTCCACCCGCTCCTGGGCAACTCCCCCCGCCACCCCAGCGAGCAAAGACCAGTCGCCCTACTACACCCCCCTCATCCGTGTGGACCACCCGCACAGGGAGAGCGCTGCGAGCAGCCAAGTGTCTGTGCGAAAGAGCTCCTGGTACACAGATGACCCAGAGTTCTCCCAGAGGATGTACTCACCTGTCCACCTGCAGGTGCCACCAGAATATCACAACCAGTACCACCAGAAGAGAGGCAGCGCCACCAGCCTTGTGGAAGCG GTTTTGATATCTGAGGGGCTCGGGAGATTTGCCAAGGATCCCAAGTTTGTCGCTGCCACAAAGCACGAGATAGCGGACGCGTGCGAGATGACGATAGACGAGATGGAGAGCGCAGCCAGCCACCTGCTGAACGGAGGGATGACCCGGGGGGTCAACGGAGTCACCGTGTTCCCCATTTTGACTCCGAGAGACTACGAGCTGCAGGACACTGCAGCCAGCTACAGCGACGAGGAGCCCGAGACGGAACATCGAGCTTCTTACGAGGAGGACCTGGCAGACGAGATGATCTGCATCACGACTTTATAG